A genomic region of Ammospiza nelsoni isolate bAmmNel1 chromosome 3, bAmmNel1.pri, whole genome shotgun sequence contains the following coding sequences:
- the INSM1 gene encoding LOW QUALITY PROTEIN: insulinoma-associated protein 1 (The sequence of the model RefSeq protein was modified relative to this genomic sequence to represent the inferred CDS: inserted 1 base in 1 codon), producing MAPARLKAAAAAAPRAEXSSLRRGRRRPGAGAKMPRGFLVKRSRRPTPVSYRARCCREAAAGPPLPAGAAPPPACPAAPPPLPRDSPPPVPFGTPDAAVQALYSPTRPVSRDKYLERGFSLGSPVSAESFPAPAVPGTMDPILFAPADLKLWAAAGHAEPPAAHPGPGGVPAPPAPAAPPASGRPLPAKRPQGASEPGRQKAPSGKKTKAIRKLTFEDEVTTSPVLGLRIKEGPVEVPAKARGGCARPLGEFICQLCKEEYGDPFALAQHRCSRIVRVEYRCPECDKVFSCPANLASHRRWHKPRPPATKSGPEAARAPAAGPGTAPAEETPKEASGGSGSERDTPSPGGASEAGSEEGLFECPRCAKRFRRQAYLRKHLVGHAAPAPTAAPVPAPAPEPSAEELPAAECRLCPVCGETFPSKSSQERHLRLLHAAQVFPCKYCPATFYSSPGLTRHINKCHPSENRQVILLQVPLRPAC from the exons ATGGCCCCGGCTCGCTTaaaggcggcggcggcggccgcgccgcgGGCAG CTAGCAGCCTCCGTCGTGGCCGCCGCCGGCCCGGAGCCGGCGCGAAGATGCCCCGGGGCTTCCTGGTGAAGCGCAGCCGGCGGCCCACCCCCGTGTCCTACCGGGCGCGCTGCTGCCGCGAAGCCGCCGCCggcccgccgctccccgccggcgccgctccgccgcccgcctgccccgccgctccgccgccccTGCCGCGGGACTCGCCGCCGCCGGTGCCGTTCGGGACGCCCGATGCCGCCGTGCAGGCGCTGTACAGCCCCACGCGGCCCGTCAGCAGGGACAAGTACCTGGAGCGCGGCTTCAGCCTGGGCTCGCCCGTCTCCGCCGAGTCCTTCCCCGCGCCGGCCGTGCCCGGCACCATGGACCCGATCCTCTTCGCCCCGGCTGACCTCAAGCTCTGGGCCGCTGCCGGCCACGCCGAGCCGCCCGCCGCCCACCCCGGCCCCGGCGGAGtccccgcgccgcccgccccggccgcgccgcccgcctCGGGCCGCCCGCTGCCCGCCAAGCGCCCGCAGGGTGCCTCCGAACCCGGGCGGCAGAAGGCCCCGTCGGGCAAGAAGACGAAGGCGATCCGCAAGCTGACCTTCGAGGACGAAGTGACCACCTCGCCCGTGCTGGGGCTGCGCATCAAGGAGGGCCCGGTGGAGGTGCCGGCCAAGGCGCGGGGCGGCTGCGCCCGCCCGCTGGGCGAGTtcatctgccagctctgcaaggaGGAGTACGGGGACCCCTTCGCGCTGGCGCAGCACCGCTGCTCCCGCATCGTCCGGGTGGAGTACCGCTGCCCCGAGTGCGACAAGGTCTTCTCCTGCCCCGCCAACCTCGCCTCCCACCGCCGCTGGCACAAACCGCGTCCGCCCGCCACCAAGAGCGGCCCCGAGGCGGCCCGGGCACCGGCCGCGGGCCCGGGCACGGCCCCGGCGGAGGAGACGCCGAAGGAGGCGAGCGGTGGCAGCGGCAGCGAGCGGGACACGCCGAGCCCCGGCGGAGCCTCGGAGGCGGGCTCCGAGGAGGGGCTCTTCGAGTGTCCCCGCTGCGCCAAGCGGTTCCGCCGGCAAGCCTACCTGCGCAAGCACCTGGTGGGGCACGCTGCACCGGCACCCACGGCGGCCCCGGTACCCGCACCGGCCCCGGAGCCCAGCGCCGAGGAGCTTCCCGCCGCCGAGTGCCGCCTGTGCCCCGTGTGCGGGGAGACCTTCCCCAGCAAGAGCAGCCAGGAGCGGCACCTGCGCCTCCTGCACGCCGCCCAGGTCTTCCCCTGCAAGTACTGCCCGGCCACCTTCTACAGCTCTCCCGGCCTCACCCGGCACATCAACAAGTGCCACCCCTCGGAGAACCGGCAGGTCATCCTGCTCCAGGTGCCGCTGCGCCCTGCCTGCTGA